GCGCCACCGGGGGCGTGCCGGAAGCAGACCGCGTCACCCGAGCCGGACTCCGCCGCCCCGACCGATAGCAACGACCTGTTCAGGCGCGTCTGCAACTGCGACCTGCGCGCCTACACGCAACGCACCGGCAGGGGCTACAGCCAGGGCTTCGTACTCGTGCGCGACTGCGCCCCGCCCAGTCCGGTGCGGCACATCGAAACCTTATCGCCTAGTGTTTTCGCCCTACTCCAACGAATACTTCTGCCGGTATTCTGGCATTGTGACCTGCCATTTCAGCTCGTGTTCGATGCGCTGGCGTAACGCGTCGCTGGCCACCGGCTCGCCATGCACGACGAACGTCTGACGCGGCGGGCGCTCGAATCCCTTTAGCCAGCTCATCAATTCTTCGGCATCGGCGTGGGCTGACAGGTTCTCGATCTGCGCCACTTCGGCGCCGATGTCAATGTCCTTGCCATGCAGCCGGATTTGCCTGGCGCCACTGCACAGGCGGGCGCCGCGCGTGCCGGGTGCCTGGAATCCGGAAAGCAGGATGGTATTGCGCGGATCCGGGCCGAACGCTTCCAGGTGGTGCACCACGCGGCCACCGGTCGCCATGCCGCTTCCTGCCAGGATGATCTTCGGACTGCGATCTGCGTTCAGGCGTACAGACGCCTCAGTACTAGTTACGGGGCGCGCCATGTCGCTAGCGCCCGCACAGCTTGCCTCGTCGATGCGCAGCTCCGACACATGGCGGGCAAAGATCGTCGTTGCCGCGATAGCCATAGGGCTGTTCAAATAGACGGGTACGTCCGGCAGCCGGCGCAGTTGCCTGAGCCGATACAGGCAATACAGCAATGATTGCGCGCGACCTACGGCGAAGGTCGGGATCACGAGCGTGCCGCCCCTGTCGATCGTACGGTTGACGATGTCGCCCAGCGCTTCGATGGGATCGACGTCGGGATGGCGCCGGTCGCCGTATGTGGATTCCACGAACAGCCAGTCGGCATGCTTCAGGAAGGCGGGCGCACGCATCACCGGATCGTTCAGGCGCCCAAGATCGCCGGAGAACACCAGGCGCTGCCCATCCACGTGCAAGGTGACACTGGCCGCGCCGATGATGTGACCGGCGTGACTGAACTCGGCATCGATGCCCGCGCCCACCGGCACGCGCGTGTCGAATCGCACCGCCTCCAGGCGATGCACCGCGCGCTCGGCGTCGGCGCGCGTATAGAGCGGCATCGCCGGATCGTGGCGCGAGAACCCTTTTCGGTTTGCATACGTCGCGTCCTCCTCGGCCAGCGCCGCGCAGTCGGGCAGCAGCACACCGCACAATTGCGCGGTCCCCAGCGTGCAGTACACGCGTCCCCGGAATCCGTTGCGGATCAGCAGAGGCAGGTATCCACTGTGATCGATGTGCGCGTGGGTCATCACTACCGCATGCAAGCTGGCGGGATCGACCGGCAGCGCATCCCAGTTGCGCAGACGCAGGGCTTTGTACCCCTGAAACAGGCCGCAATCCACCATCACGCGGACGCGTCCCGTGTCCACGACGTACTTGGAACCGGTCACCGTGTCGGTGGCGCCCAGACATTGCACTTTCATCGATATCCCCTTGTCATGCCGCGCCATCGCCAACCGGATGCTTTGCGGCGCGCACAGCGCGCAACTGCATTTTTCAGGATGGATCGCATGCCGGGCGGCAGCTTGATTTTCATCAAGCTCCGGGCGCTTCTCGCGCAAAATGCGTGTGCGATGCACCGGCTGCGGCGATGGCTGTCATCCATGCCCTACAGACAGCTCAGCGCATCCTGATTTCATTGAGGGCGCGCGGCGTCCATACTGGGATGACCGTTGATGCTGCCCTTCTCCCACGCCATGCTGATATTCAAGCCGCTTGGTATCGACACGTGGCAGGAGCACGTGATCTACCTGCATCCCGACTGCCCGGTGTGCGGAGCCGAAGGCTTTTCGGCGCAGGCGCGCGTGCAAGTGCGAATTGGTTCGCGCACGCTGATCGCCACGCTTAACTTGGTGGGCGCCCCACTGCTGCATACCCACCAGGCCAGTCTCTCGGCGAGCGCCGCGGCCGAACTAGGCGCGCGTGATGGCGATGCCATCGAGATCACGCACGCGCCGGCCCTGGAGTCGCTACGCGCGGTCCGCGCGAAGATTCATGGCCTTGCCATCGACGACGCACAACTGGCCGGCATCGTCGAGGACATTGCCGGCGAGCGTTACACGGAAATGCAGATCGCGGCCTTCCTGGCGGCCTGCGCGGGCGGCAGGATGAACGAGCAGGAGGTCATCGGCCTGACCCGCGCGATGATCGGCACGGGGAAGCAATTGCACTGGGACTGCAAGGTGGTGGCTGACAAGCATTGCGTGGGCGGCCTGCCCGGCAATCGCACCACGCCGATCATCGTGGCAATTGCGGCCGCCGCCGGGCTGACAATTCCCAAGACCTCGTCGCGCGCGATCACTTCGCCAGCGGGCACGGCGGACACAATGGAAACGCTAACGCGCGTGACAATGGACGTGCACGAACTGCGGCGCGTGGTGGAACGCACGGGCGGCGCGCTGGCGTGGGGCGGCGCGCTGAACCTGAGCCCCGCCGACGACGTGATGATTCGCGTAGAGCGAGCACTCGATATCGACAGCGACGCCCAGCTAATTGCGTCCATCCTGTCAAAGAAAGTGGCTGCCGGGGCGACGCACGTACTAGTCGATGTCCCGATAGGCCCCACGGCCAAGGTGCGTTCCGAGGCCGACCTGCTGCACCTGGAATCCTTCATGCAATGTGTGGCAGCGGCGTTCGGGCTGCAAGTGATGATGGTGCATACCGACGGCGCCCAGCCGGTTGGTCGCGGCATTGGTCCGGCACTGGAGGCCCACGACGTGTTAGCCGTGTTGCGACGAGAAACCCACGCGCCCGCCGACCTGCGGCGCCGTGCACTGCGGCTGTCCGGATTGCTGCTGGAATTTTGCGGTGCGGCCACTGCGGGCGACGGCCAGTCCAAAGCCGAGAAGATCCTTGACACCGGCGCGGCTTGGGCCAAATTCCAGTCCATTTGCGAGGCGCAGGGCGGGCTGACGGTGCCGGGCGAGGCGCTGTTCCGGCGCGACGTACTGGCGCCAAACGACGGCACCGTCGTCACGATCGACAACCGGCGCCTGGCGCGCACCGCCAAGCTGGCGGGCGCGCCAGGACACCAGGTAGCTGGCATCGCGATGCGCGCTCGGCTAGGCGACACTGTGTTGGAAGGCGATGTCCTCTTCACCATCCATGCGCAGGCGTCGGGGGAACTCGACTACGCCTTCGCCTATGCACTCGCCAATCCCGCCTTCGGTGTGAATCCAACTTGACTATGCGACACGCGGCTTCCCGGCGCGCTTTCCCTAATCTCGCAGACTTCGCTGCAGGTCGGCAAGCATCACGATGGCAGCCTCAATCCGTTGCAAAGTGTCTGCGACACAATCGGCGGATGCACCACGTGCAGCACTAGCATGAAGTTCCAGAATACGCTGGGCAAGGGCGGCTTCTTCCGCGAACATTCCTGCAAGCGCAAACAGTTGATTTTCCCTGGCCTCCATTTGCGCGGCGAAAAGGCTGCTAACGGAGAATGCGTGCCCGGCGCGGCACCGAAACCGGAGCATACGGCTGTCATTAATTTCAGATAGGGGGCAATGACAGTCCGGACAGTTGAAGTTCGTTGGCCGGCAATATTCTTGGAAAGCTGACCAATCTTCTGGACTAAAATTACCTTCCGCGACGCGACATTCAATTTCGAGCAGCCCTTCTTTCTTTGACGCGCCGCTGGCGGGGGATCATCTTTCGCTAATTCGATCATTATCTCGGACAACTTGTCCAGTGTGCAGCAATAGTCGACTGCAACTTTCTGAAGCGCCGCTTGCGGCATTGAAGGCGCATACGCTTCACGAGGGTCTTGTACGCACGTAATGCCGCCACGGTCCTTGATTGCCAGCAGACCTGCAGCACCGTCGTCTAGTTCTCCGGTCAGCACGATGCCGACGACGGCAGGGCCGTATGCGTTCGCGGCCGAACGAAAAAGAGGATCGATCGCAGGTCGCACATAGTTCTCCCTCGGGCCGTCGGAAAGCTGTATGTATCCCGGCCGCACCAGCATATGCCGATCTGGAGGTGCAATGTAGATTCGACTCGGCTCTAGCTGCTCGGGCTCCACCGGGTGAACTGCGGGGAGAGGGCCTGCCCTGCTCAGAATGCGTGGCAGATACCCTGCGCTGCCCCGGCCAAGGTGCTGCGTCACGAGGATCGGCGCTGGGAAGTTGGAGGGAAGTCGTTCGACTAAGTGTCGCAACGCTTCAACGCCTTGCATTGAGGCACCGATGACAAAAATTCTTCCGCTCATAGCCCCTCCGAACCTCGCGCCGTACACATCGAGTCTCCCGGGACGCCACTTTCCCGAGCAACTCTTACGCCCGCACATTGGTCTCCTTGCATGACAACGCCACCGTCCATCTACATCATGGCAACCGCAGGTTCCCGAGGTTTGCTTTGTATCAACTCCGAACAAAGTGAGGCGCCGCACTGCGCCGCGTCATGCCATTCCCATAGGTAATCCAGCTCGGCTTGCGCCAACGCAAAGTTTCGTTAGCACCTGGAACTAGGCTCGGAGGGTCCTCTTGGTCGCAATCGGGATTAGCCGCAGAAGGAGACGCCATGTTCCAGACCATTCTCGTTGCCGTCGATGGCAGCCGCAGTGCAGATATGGCTCTTGATCAAGCCATTGACATCGCCCGCGCGATGCATGCGCGGATCGAGGTACTTCATGTGACTGTCGATCCCGACTTCCTGTTTGATACCAGCGTGCTGGCGCCTCGCGAATTCCGCAGACGCGTGACAGAGCATGGCCACAAGGTTTTGAATTGCGCTCAAGACCGCTTGAAGCAGGCGGACATCGCCAGCAACACAACGCTGCGCGACGATTCCGTGTCCCCCGGGCATGTTGCCGCAGTAATTTGTTCGCATGCCGATTCGATCAGTGCGGACCTGATCGTAATGGGCACACATGGGCTGCGCGGCATTCGCCGCCTGGTGCTTGGCAGCGTTGCTGAAGGAGTGATACATCAGACGGGCAGACCGGTGCTACTGGTCCGCAGCGAGATGCCAGGCTAATCACTGCGCGTTGGTTTGAAACAGACCAGCGTCCTCACCTCCACTTTTGACCGACGTTCTAGGGTCGGTATAGGGACGGATACTTCCATTTCTACAGATAGTTGCATGGTTTCCATGTTTCGACTACATTGGAACGATGGAAACAAATGCCGCCCTTGTAGCGCTTGCCGCGCTCGCCCACGCCATCCGCCTGGCCGTATTCCGTCTACTCGTGCAGGCTGGCCCTGGAGGCCTGCCGGCGGGTCGCATTGCCGAGTTGATGGAGATGCCGGCGTCCTCGCTCTCGTTTCACCTAAAGGAACTGCATCGCGCCGGACTTCTGGACAGCCACCAGCAAGGCCGATCGATCATTTACATGGCGCGCTTCGAGACCATGAACGCCCTGCTGGGCTACCTCACCGAGAACTGTTGCGGCGGTGCGCCGTGTTTGCAGGTGTCTTCCTGTTCCGTCGCCACGGCGTCCTGAACCATGAAGCGCCGTAGCGCCGAGAGCGCCGCATGATGCGTCCCTGCCTTGTTAACACCGTGCCTGAGTCCCTCCTCCAAGACCGCCTGCTGCGCACGGGAATACGGCTGGCCCGAGTTTCCTTCCACGCCAGCGTCAGCACTCGAATGAGGATGCACGTGGCCGCCTTGATCCACCACCATGTCTGAGCAGACCACATCCTTATCCGTTGGGACCTCGCAAATCAGCGCGATCGGCTTTTTCGAACGTTACCTGACCGTCTGGGTGGCCCTCTGCATCGTGATCGGCATTCTGTTCGGCCAATGGCTGCCACCGGTTTTTCAAGCCATTGGAGCGATGGAGATCGCCCAGGTGAACCTGCCGGTCGGCGTGCTGATCTGGGTCATGATCATCCCGATGCTGATCAAGATCGATTTCGGCGCCATGGGCCAGGTCGCGGGACACTGGCGCGGCATCGGCGTCACGCTCTTCGTGAACTGGCTGGTCAAGCCGTTCTCGATGGCGTTGCTGGGCTGGGTTTCCGTTCGTCACCTGTTCGCAGGCTGGCTGCCAGACGACCAGCTCGATAGCTACATCGCCGGACTGATTCTGCTGGCGGCAGCGCCCTGCACGGCGATGGTCTTCGTCTGGTCGCAGCTTTGCAAGGGCGATCCGTACTTCACGCTGTCGCAGGTCGCACTCAACGACGCCATCATGATCGTGGCCTTTGCGCCCGTCGTTGCGCTGCTGCTGGGGCTCTCGTCAATCACCGTGCCGTGGGACACGCTTATCACGTCGGTCGCGCTCTACATTGTGGTGCCGGTACTGATCGCGCAGGTCATCCGCAAGGCGTTGCTGGCGCGCGGCGAAGCGACGTACAAGCGCGTGGTCGGCGCGCTGGGCCCCTATTCGATCACCGCCCTTCTCGCGACGCTGGTGCTGCTGTTTGGCTTCCAGGGCAATGCCATCGTCGAACAACCGCTGATCATCCTTCTGCTGGCCGTACCGATCCTGATCCAGGTCCTGTTGAACTCCGGCCTGGCCTATGTGCTCAATCGCAAGCTCGGCGTCACCCATTGCGTGGCCGGGCCCTCGGCACTCATTGGCGCGAGCAACTTCTTCGAGCTGGCCGTGGCCACCGCCATCAGCCTGTTCGGTTTCCAGTCCGGCGCGGCGCTGGCCACCGTCGTCGGCGTGCTGATTGAGGTACCCGTGATGCTGTTCGTCGTCGGCGTCGTCAACCGCTCCCAGCACTGGTACGAATCGCACTGAGGCATCCCCATGACCGTCACCATCTATCACAATCCGGCCTGCGGCACGTCGCGCAACACGCTGGCCATGATCCGCAATGCGGGTATCGAGCCGACCGTCTTCGAGTACCTGACCTCGCCGCCAGACCGGCAGACGCTGCAGGCAATGATCCGCGACGCCGGGCTCACCGTGCGGGAAGCGATCCGGGAGAAGGGCACGCCCTACGCCGAGCTTGGTCTCGGCAATCCCGCGCTGACCGATGACCAGTTGCTGGACGCGATGCTGGCCCACCCGATCTTGATCAACCGCCCCTTCGTCGTCACCGAGCTGGGCGTGCGGCTGTGCAGGCCGTCCGAAGTCGTCCTGGATATCCTGCCGGCACCGCAGCAAGGCGCCTTCACCAAGGAAGACGGCGAGGCCGTGGTCGACGCCCAAGGCCGGAGGATCCGATGACCACGAATCTGCCCAACATCGTCCCTGCGGTACTCGACACGCCTGACCTCTATAAGCTGGAACCCACTCGCGTCAGCTCCCACCCGCCGCGCATCCTGCTGCTCTACGGCTCGCTGCGTGAGACCTCTTATAGCCGCCTGCTCGTGCAGGAAGCCGAACGGATTCTGCAGCGCTTCGGCGCCGAGACCCGGGTGTTCGATCCGCGAGAGTTGCCGATGGCGGACAGCGTTGCCGCCGATCACCCGAAGGTGGTCGAGCTGCGCAAGCTTTCGGAGTGGTCGGAAGGCCAGGTCTGGTGCAGCCCCGAGCGTCACGGCACGCTGACCGCCGTCTTCAAGAACCAGATCGACTGGCTGCCGCTGGAGTTCGGTGGCATTCGCCCGACGCAGGGCCGCACGTTGGCCGTGATGCAGGTGTGCGGCGGCTCGCAGTCGTTCAACGCCGTCAACGCGCTGCGCGTGCTGGGACGCTGGATGCGCATGGTGACGATCCCGAACCAGTCGTCTGTGGCCAAGGCGTACCAGGAATTCGACGCCAACGGCCGCATGAAGCCGTCGTCCTACTACGACCGCGTGGTCGACGTCATGGAAGAACTCTACAAGTTCACGCTGCTGGTGCGCGACCGCAGCGACTACCTGACCGACCGCTACAGCGAGCGCAAAGAAGCCGCACCCACTAACGCGACGACGCTTGCAGCGGCGGCCATGCGCCATGAGAGCGAGGCCCAGACCGACGATACCGATAGCGGCGAAGTGGATTGATCGAAACCGACGAGTACAGAGACAATCCAACGGCCGCTTTGCGGCCACCTCCGGTCTTCTAAAGCACGCGCGGTGAACGGCTGAGAAGGGTCGGCCGCAGCCGTTGGCGCGGCTCTGCCCTATCGACAGCGTCGACTGCACACACTCCGCCTACCCCCGAAGCGTCCGTAATGATTAGATTAAGTCCACAAGGGCACGCCTTCATCAAAGGCCTCCTTTGTCGATAGATTGGTTTGCTGCGAGCTACCCCGCTACAGCATTGCAGGGCGAGGCAGCGCGACAGCGCTGTCTCGCCTCTTTTTTTTGAGCGCCCACACCCTTATCATCAGCGCCTGCTGGACGTACCAAGCTCACCTCGGACGAAGGGCCTGCTGACACAAGCTGTCAAGGGATGCCGCCATATTCCAAGAGTGTGTCGAGTGCGTCGGTCGCGTCCTTCAAACTGCGCCCGCGCCGCGAGCTCTCATCGACGCGGGCCCTTCCCCTCCGTACCCCGCGTGATACCAGGGCTTCCTTTTCGTCTCGCGTCAGCTATACTGTATATATATACAGTATCGAGTTCGACGTGACCATGCTTCCAGAACCAGCAAATTGCCCCTTGTGCGGCACTGCCGCTGAGCGGATCCGGTCTTCCGTGCTGCGGGGCTACAAATACGCTTGCCCTAGATGTGAATCTTTCGGCATAGAGAGTGCGGCATTGCCGGATCTTGAAGCCGTGACGTTGGCCCGGCAAGCCGTGGCCCGCTTGCGGTCGTACGGGCATTTGCCGCTCATCCAGCGAGACAAGCAAGGTGTTCGCGTCGGACCCGGCCGCCCTTAAAACCGGCGCAGCGACGTCGTCCGATTGGCAATCGAAAAACAGCATCATGGGAAACAGCCGCCTGGCAGCGAAATGCCATTTATCTCGCGACATCGCCAGCCAGCCACCATCGTCCGGGGCAAACGGCATTCTCGGGCGCATTCAGGGGCAGTACATCGCTGAGGCGACAAACCTGCTTCCCCCTGCCGCCACGTCGACCGCGACGCATCAGGGGATTGACCTCGATGCAGGCCCTGCGGGACGCGTGCGCTTTTTCGCAGAGAGGAAGCAAGCCAAGCACCATCGACATTCACATTACTTCTGGTCGGTGTACCGAGCCGAACCGGTTGACGATGAGAATTCACTCTGAACTTATCGACAATGCAAGCTTGGACTGTGTTTCTTATGCGGATGCTTCTCCTCGTCACCGCGATAGTCCTGGTGGCAATTCCATCGAGATCGACCTACCTGCGTGTCCACTCGCCGTCGTTGCCTGAGGCTCAAGAGGACGAGAACATTCATCGTGAGATGGCAGATTGCGAAGGCCAACGTAGACAGGCGCCGCATTCGAAAGACAACGCCCTCACAACCATTAGTTGTTTGAAGTCCTGACTTCAAACGGATCCTTCCGGTCTCTGACAGAGACATTTCTGAGCGATCAGAATGCGGCTCTAACACTGATAGCGCAAAGTCGTTCGTGCCCTGTTCGGGCGATGCGAAGTTGATCAGTTGAGTTCATGATCCATGGACGCGAGTGCCTCGAACCAGTTCACTGAGCACTCCACACCAGGAGCAACCATGAACTACATCGAGCCAGTTACATGCAAGTGCGGTGTCAAGGTCCAGATCCACGAGTATCTGATGGACCTTGGGGAGGATGAGCCGCTAGATCGGGGCTACTGCCCGATGTGCAGCCGCTTTTTGTTTGAGATGGAGCATCCTGGAATACTGGTCACCGAGATTATTCTCCCTGGGGATCGGACCAAATGCGGGGACGGTGATCGCCATTTGGGGCTGCCCCCAGGATATGACGATGAGGACTGGCCATTTCCCACACTGGCCGAACTGCTTCGCCGACAGCAGGGGCGATGATGCATTCTGAGGCGCACACTGGCTCTCCCTTCATCTGAAAGGAGACCATCATGGAAGCCCCCGCCATCCACCGGACGCGCCCGGTTCCATGGAACAAGGGACGACTTACCGGTCAGAAGCCGCCTCTGAAATTGAACGAGATATGGGCAATACGAACTCGACTCCAGCTCACCTCAAACGTGCGCGAGCTGGCACTGTTCAACTTGGCTATCGACAGCAAGTTGCGGGCGTGTGACCTAACTCGTTTGCGCGTTCAGGACATTTGCGTTGGCAGCCAGGTCGGCACCCGCGCAACAGTAATGCAGCAGAAGACGCACCATCCCGTACAGTTCGAAATCACGGAACAAGCACGGGCGAGCGTGGAATGCTGGATCCGAGCTCGCGGGCTACGGCTCGGCGACTACCTTTTTCCGAGCCGGCTGCATTCCTCCCCGCATTTGTCGACACGACAGTATGCACGGATCGTCCACCGGTGGGTCGCCTCCATCGGCCTGGATGATTCGGCTTACGGAACGCATTCAATCCGCCGCACCAAGGCGTCGCTGATCTATCGGCGCACCAAGAACTTGCGCGCTGTCCAACTGCTCCTCGGGCATACCAAGCTCGAAAGCACTGTGCGCTATCTTGGCATCGAGGTTGACGACGCGCTTGAAATAGCAGAACAGACTGAAGTGTAGCTAGGGAAAGTTGGCCGGCCAGCGGTCGCTTGCCGGCCATAAGCGGCCCTTCATCGCGGGGTTATAGATGTCAGTCAAACGTCGGCTCCGCTCAAAAAGGGGACACCTATGAGGCACGATTCCGGCAATGTGCACTAGCCCACGCCAATAACCTCGCTAACCGGGCCATATCTGTCGTCAAGAAAAAGCAGAACAGGAGATGGGGCGCAATATCAGAGGCAACCATCATCGCCGCACATTGCAGCGATGTCGTTCGCGCTACTCTGCGTGGCCTCTTGCGGAAACTCGGCCAGCAACCAACTTATAGCCCAAAAGAAACTATGGGGCGCTCTTCGTCCGGTCATCGTAACGCCACTGGCAGCGCTGCTTCCGGAAGTTGACACCACTTACGTTTGCGCGATGGGTCCATATGAAGGAGCGACTCGCCCTCATTATCAGTCCGACGAGGGGCACTGGATTCTGGCGGTTGCACTGTGCCCGACCGGACTGAAGTTCAGTCTATCGGACAAGCTGGACTTCGATAGTGTCGGGCGGTTCTTGAAGTCTGGCCAAGCTGCTGCGGGACAGGGGCCTTCTCCTGGGCATCGTGTCTGCCATTAGAAAGAGCCGCATTTCTATGGTTTAGCCGATTGCTAGCCCTCGCTGGGGCAGCACTGCCGGCGGCATGACGCCGTCGGACGCCGGCCAAGTACCGGTTTTCCTCGGCACGGTTCTCGCCGCGCTGGTTCAATCGGTACCGTCGACCTGGCATAGGATCCGATGGGCCAATCGCAAATGCGGTCGATCAATCATCGAGTCACCCAACCGTGCGACACCTGACGCGCCTGCCTTGGAAAATGCAGCCACCACTTCCCTCGCCCAGTGGATTTCTGCTTCTTTTGGCGCGAAAGCGCGATTGATGGCATCGACATGATCAGGATGGGCGGCGGCCTTGCCGGTAAAGCCGTCGCGCTTAGCAAGCGTGGCCTCCATTTCGATGCCTGCGATGCCGCCCAATCGCGTACTCACCGCGTCGATGGCACCGATCCCTGCTTGAGCGGCGGCCAACAAGCACATGGTGCGCGCCACCGAGAACGGGCCAGTGAGCTCCGCATCGCTATGTGCCGCGATTGCCCCGAGATCAGCCGCCAAGTCGTCCACTCCCCACATCAGCGCTTTCAAACGCATCGGGGCATTGCGATAGGACGACAGCCCAAAGACGCCTTCCGAGGATTCCGTTGCCATCGCGATGACTGATGTTTACCAACTCCCCTGCAATAGGGCGCATTCCAAGGCCGCCAGAAAATCACATAAGCGATGAACATCGTCCACGCTGCGGCACTTCGGCAAGACGATGGCATCCGGTCGAAACGGCATGATGGCCGCGAGGTCATGCAGGATATGCCCAGAGGAGAGACCATTGACCCGTACCAGGAGTGACGGTGACATCGTTTCGCGGTGACTCGCGAGAAATGTTGCGAGCTTGTGGCGCGCCTCTCCCTTGCCTTGCTCCGGTACGGCATCTTCAAGGTCGAAGATCAGCGCATCCGCCTCACTGCGGAGCGAGGCCAGCAGTTTCCGGTCGCTGTCGGCCGGGACAAACAGGAGAGAACGCAGGGGGTCGCGCATGATGGAACGGCTCCGAAACGGTAACAGAGAGGCTCGCGAGTTTGCGCGACGCACGCCCGCTACATTGCAGGACGCCAGGGCATGGCACAACCTTTCATTTCCGAATGCCGCTTTCGGCAGCGGCGAATGGCGGCGACGCGCGTCAGCACCGTCCGCCACCACTCCATCCGCCAAAGACTCCCACAGGGATCACCGCGCCCACGGTGCTCCACAATCCTCCGTTGCGAACTTTCCAGATGGAGCGCATGGTTAAACTGGCGCCGTCCGTGGGCTGTGCGCCCCTGTCCTCGTCGCTATCGCGCTGCCTAGCGAAACGATGTACATCGCATAGCGTTCGATCATTTCTGTACTCATCATTCCTTTCTTCCAAATCCGTTGGCATCAGATGACTCCCGCTTCGCGGGCTCGCGCCAACGCTTCCGGCGACATCGCAAGAAGTTCGCCAAAAATCGCTTCGTTGTCTTCGCCGAGCGCCCGGCCAGCGTGCCGGAAGCTGGGCGGCGTCTCGGACAAGCGCGGCAACGGTGCCGGCAAGACCAGATCGCCAACCCGCTGATCGTGTACATGCAGCAAGTTCTCCCGCGCCTTGAACTGCTCGTCCTCGAAAATTTCGCGGATTGAATAGATCTGCGCGCACGGAACGCCTCCCTCCCGGGTGGCCGCCAACACGTCAGCTAGCGACCGCTCCCCCATCCACGTGGCGACCAAGCCGTTAATGTGAGCGCGATGCTCCACGCGTATCGCACTGGTTGCAAACTCGCTCGCCAGTGCCGGCTTTCCGAGAACATGTGCAAGCCGCTCAAACATCTTGTCATTCGTACAGGCAAGCGCGACCCATTCACCGCTGCCGGTCTGATAGTGGCTGTGCGGTACAACGTTGACCGTGTCTGCCCCCATGCGTTCACGTACGGTGCCGTACTTCGCGTACGCCGGCGCAATCTCGTCGAGCAGGCGGAATACGGATTCATACAGCCCGAGGTCGATGAACTGCCCGCGACCACTGCTGTCCCGGGCACGCAACGCCGTCAACACGCCGATAGCCCCCCACATGCCGGAAACATAGTCGGCCATAGAGGTCGAGCCCGGCAC
This region of Cupriavidus sp. EM10 genomic DNA includes:
- a CDS encoding thymidine phosphorylase family protein, which codes for MLPFSHAMLIFKPLGIDTWQEHVIYLHPDCPVCGAEGFSAQARVQVRIGSRTLIATLNLVGAPLLHTHQASLSASAAAELGARDGDAIEITHAPALESLRAVRAKIHGLAIDDAQLAGIVEDIAGERYTEMQIAAFLAACAGGRMNEQEVIGLTRAMIGTGKQLHWDCKVVADKHCVGGLPGNRTTPIIVAIAAAAGLTIPKTSSRAITSPAGTADTMETLTRVTMDVHELRRVVERTGGALAWGGALNLSPADDVMIRVERALDIDSDAQLIASILSKKVAAGATHVLVDVPIGPTAKVRSEADLLHLESFMQCVAAAFGLQVMMVHTDGAQPVGRGIGPALEAHDVLAVLRRETHAPADLRRRALRLSGLLLEFCGAATAGDGQSKAEKILDTGAAWAKFQSICEAQGGLTVPGEALFRRDVLAPNDGTVVTIDNRRLARTAKLAGAPGHQVAGIAMRARLGDTVLEGDVLFTIHAQASGELDYAFAYALANPAFGVNPT
- a CDS encoding helix-turn-helix transcriptional regulator, which translates into the protein METNAALVALAALAHAIRLAVFRLLVQAGPGGLPAGRIAELMEMPASSLSFHLKELHRAGLLDSHQQGRSIIYMARFETMNALLGYLTENCCGGAPCLQVSSCSVATAS
- a CDS encoding chemotaxis protein CheB, which gives rise to MSGRIFVIGASMQGVEALRHLVERLPSNFPAPILVTQHLGRGSAGYLPRILSRAGPLPAVHPVEPEQLEPSRIYIAPPDRHMLVRPGYIQLSDGPRENYVRPAIDPLFRSAANAYGPAVVGIVLTGELDDGAAGLLAIKDRGGITCVQDPREAYAPSMPQAALQKVAVDYCCTLDKLSEIMIELAKDDPPPAARQRKKGCSKLNVASRKVILVQKIGQLSKNIAGQRTSTVRTVIAPYLKLMTAVCSGFGAAPGTHSPLAAFSPRKWRPGKINCLRLQECSRKKPPLPSVFWNFMLVLHVVHPPIVSQTLCNGLRLPS
- the arsB gene encoding ACR3 family arsenite efflux transporter, yielding MSEQTTSLSVGTSQISAIGFFERYLTVWVALCIVIGILFGQWLPPVFQAIGAMEIAQVNLPVGVLIWVMIIPMLIKIDFGAMGQVAGHWRGIGVTLFVNWLVKPFSMALLGWVSVRHLFAGWLPDDQLDSYIAGLILLAAAPCTAMVFVWSQLCKGDPYFTLSQVALNDAIMIVAFAPVVALLLGLSSITVPWDTLITSVALYIVVPVLIAQVIRKALLARGEATYKRVVGALGPYSITALLATLVLLFGFQGNAIVEQPLIILLLAVPILIQVLLNSGLAYVLNRKLGVTHCVAGPSALIGASNFFELAVATAISLFGFQSGAALATVVGVLIEVPVMLFVVGVVNRSQHWYESH
- a CDS encoding MBL fold metallo-hydrolase RNA specificity domain-containing protein, whose product is MKVQCLGATDTVTGSKYVVDTGRVRVMVDCGLFQGYKALRLRNWDALPVDPASLHAVVMTHAHIDHSGYLPLLIRNGFRGRVYCTLGTAQLCGVLLPDCAALAEEDATYANRKGFSRHDPAMPLYTRADAERAVHRLEAVRFDTRVPVGAGIDAEFSHAGHIIGAASVTLHVDGQRLVFSGDLGRLNDPVMRAPAFLKHADWLFVESTYGDRRHPDVDPIEALGDIVNRTIDRGGTLVIPTFAVGRAQSLLYCLYRLRQLRRLPDVPVYLNSPMAIAATTIFARHVSELRIDEASCAGASDMARPVTSTEASVRLNADRSPKIILAGSGMATGGRVVHHLEAFGPDPRNTILLSGFQAPGTRGARLCSGARQIRLHGKDIDIGAEVAQIENLSAHADAEELMSWLKGFERPPRQTFVVHGEPVASDALRQRIEHELKWQVTMPEYRQKYSLE
- the arsC gene encoding arsenate reductase (glutaredoxin) (This arsenate reductase requires both glutathione and glutaredoxin to convert arsenate to arsenite, after which the efflux transporter formed by ArsA and ArsB can extrude the arsenite from the cell, providing resistance.), producing the protein MTVTIYHNPACGTSRNTLAMIRNAGIEPTVFEYLTSPPDRQTLQAMIRDAGLTVREAIREKGTPYAELGLGNPALTDDQLLDAMLAHPILINRPFVVTELGVRLCRPSEVVLDILPAPQQGAFTKEDGEAVVDAQGRRIR
- a CDS encoding universal stress protein is translated as MFQTILVAVDGSRSADMALDQAIDIARAMHARIEVLHVTVDPDFLFDTSVLAPREFRRRVTEHGHKVLNCAQDRLKQADIASNTTLRDDSVSPGHVAAVICSHADSISADLIVMGTHGLRGIRRLVLGSVAEGVIHQTGRPVLLVRSEMPG